A portion of the Coturnix japonica isolate 7356 chromosome 4, Coturnix japonica 2.1, whole genome shotgun sequence genome contains these proteins:
- the JCHAIN gene encoding immunoglobulin J chain: MRSSLPWVALAVSLGFVLVAGYQWDDDGEERVLVNNKCKCVTVTSKFVPSKDNPEEEVLERNIRIIVPLKSRQNISDPTSPLRTTFVYRMTELCKKCDPIEIELGGETYQAQQSSSCNEPETCYTYDRDKCYTTTFPFVYHGETKQMQAALTPTSCYAD; the protein is encoded by the exons ATGAGGAGCTCTTTGCCGTGGGTGGCTTTGGCCGTCTCCCTGGGGTTCGTCCTTGTGGCAG GTTATCAATGGGATGATGATGGTGAGGAGCGTGTGCTGGTTAATAACAAGTGTAAGTGTGTAACGGTGACCTCAAAGTTCGTCCCCTCCAAAGACAATCCTGAGGAAGAAGTCCTGGAGAGAAACATACGTATCAT TGTCCCACTCAAGAGCCGTCAGAACATCTCTGATCCCACATCCCCACTCAGAACCACTTTTGTCTACCGCATGACTGAACT CTGCAAAAAATGTGATCCCATAGAAATTGAACTGGGAGGTGAGACGTACCaggcccagcagagcagctcctgcaatgAGCCAGAAACCTGCTACACCTACGACAGGGACAAGTGCTACACCACAACCTTCCCTTTTGTCTACCatggagaaacaaagcaaatgcaagCAGCGCTGACACCAACATCCTGCTATGCTGATTAA
- the UTP3 gene encoding something about silencing protein 10 translates to MERNSGAGSGVCVQPLPLPGTAMRTRRGTVLRPKEGPADRHDDGEGYEEEVPGRDVGPEGLGDEVEDFHEARFREVMAALESGEEAGDSEEEEEEEEVLGLQLPEEEEDDEEEEEEDEGEGGEEAGGLESYEDRSAEEDGGDEEEEDEDEDEDEDEEEDLSMESDLEERGKDTDLPHELSWGRRKQLYYDTDYGNDAQAKGKRSQQDVDAEEEEEEQEAKVIQKRLVEDLGEDDYGLDVIQGYVAEQQKTHDSKGQKIAKDLQTLSKKEQLKLLKQESPELLHLIEDFEVKLMELKDELHPLLQMVKNGTIPQGKGSRYLQTKYQLYLNYCANISFYLVLKSKRIPVHSHPIIERLVAYRNIINDLAVIDQKLSSQVRLLLKNYYDKKEEKLRERKKFPVLLQPDARKTKRKGESAFANGQLAAEEPADESDLDGEAALKYYKMMEEKLKLKRKRTEEQETFEEPVTEEDPNQKRGVTYQMIKNKGLTPRRKKIDRNPRVKHREKFRRAKIRRKGQVREVRREIHRYGGELSGIRAGVKKSRKLQ, encoded by the coding sequence ATGGAGCGCAACAGCGGCGCCGGAAGCGGGGTCTGTGTGCAGCCGCTTCCGCTTCCCGGCACAGCCATGAGGACGCGGCGCGGTACCGTGCTGAGGCCTAAGGAGGGACCCGCCGACCGACACGATGATGGAGAGGGATATGAAGAGGAAGTGCCCGGGCGAGACGTGGGACCCGAAGGCCTGGGGGACGAGGTGGAGGATTTTCACGAGGCGCGGTTTCGGGAGGTGATGGCGGCTCTGGAGAGCGGGGAGGAGGCCGGGGAcagcgaggaggaggaggaggaagaagaagtaCTGGGACTGCAGCTGCccgaggaggaggaagatgacgaggaagaggaggaggaagatgaaggtGAAGGTGGTGAGGAAGCAGGGGGACTTGAGTCTTATGAGGACCGCAGTGCAGAGGAAGATGGgggagatgaggaggaggaggatgaagatgaagatgaagatgaggatgaggaggaggacCTGTCCATGGAGAGTGATTTGGAAGAGCGTGGTAAGGACACTGATCTCCCCCATGAGCTGTCCTGGGGCCGACGCAAACAGCTGTACTATGACACAGACTATGGGAACGATGCCCAGGCTAAGGGCAAACGGAGCCAGCAAGATGTTgatgctgaggaggaggaggaggagcaggaggcaAAAGTGATCCAGAAGAGGCTGGTGGAGGACTTGGGGGAAGATGATTATGGGCTGGATGTGATCCAAGGCTACGTGGCGGAGCAACAGAAAACCCATGATAGCAAGGGGCAGAAGATTGCTAAGGATTTGCAGACCCTTTCCaagaaggagcagctgaagctgtTGAAGCAGGAGTCTCCTGAGCTCCTGCACCTGATTGAAGACTTTGAAGTCAAACTGATGGAGCTCAAGGATGAGCTGCACCCACTGCTGCAAATGGTCAAAAATGGCACCATCCCACAGGGGAAAGGCAGTCGCTATTTGCAGACCAAGTATCAGCTATACTTGAATTACTGTGCCAATATCAGTTTCTATTTAGTTCTGAAGTCAAAAAGGATACCGGTTCATAGTCACCCCATCATTGAACGATTGGTTGCTTACAGAAATATCATCAATGACCTAGCAGTGATAGATCAAAAGTTATCCTCACAGGTTCGCCTGCTTCTGAAAAACTATTACGAtaagaaggaggaaaagctcCGAGAGCGGAAGAAGTTTCCAGTGCTTCTCCAACCAGATGCTAGGAAAACCAAACGAAAAGGTGAATCTGCTTTTGCTAATGGCCAACTTGCTGCTGAGGAACCGGCAGATGAATCTGACCTGGATGGAGAGGCTGCGCTAAAATACTATAAGATGatggaagagaagctgaaactcaagaggaagagaacagaagaacaggaaACATTTGAAGAACCAGTGACAGAAGAGGATCCAAACCAAAAGAGAGGTGTGACTTACCAGATGATCAAGAACAAAGGCCTCACCCCGAGGAGGAAGAAGATTGATCGCAACCCCAGGGTCAAGCATCGGGAGAAGTTTAGGAGAGCCAAGATTCGCCGGAAGGGCCAGGTCCGGGAAGTTCGGAGGGAGATACACAGATATGGTGGGGAGCTCTCTGGCATTCGCGCTGGTGttaagaagagcagaaagcttcaatga